The following are encoded in a window of Sminthopsis crassicaudata isolate SCR6 chromosome 3, ASM4859323v1, whole genome shotgun sequence genomic DNA:
- the LOC141562601 gene encoding olfactory receptor 13H1-like yields MMDGRNDTAVTYFLLLGLSEYPRIQVIFFCLLLVSYLITLLGNILILFLIHYDSRLHTPMYFFLSNLSFLDICYTSASVPQMIINCLVRIPIISLGQCQAQMCVSLYLGVVECLLLAVMAYDRCVAIGDPLRYPVRMGPELCAQLAGASWVSAFFLTVVPVLTMPLEFCGRYIINHFSCELLAILKLACNDLRTYELWVIVTSFLTLLAPFAFILTSYGRILVAVLKINSAEGRKKAFSTCSSHLTVVTIFYGTAIFMYMMPQDKASRDRDKIIAMLYGVVTPMLNPLIYSLRNKDVKGALQKLLGEKNVPL; encoded by the coding sequence atgatGGATGGAAGAAATGACACAGCTGTGACCTATTTCCTTCTGCTTGGGCTTTCGGAATACCCCAGAATTCAAGTCATCTTTTTCTGCCTACTGCTGGTGTCCTACCTCATCACCTTGCTGGGGAacattctcattctcttcctgATCCATTACGACTCCCGTCTCCACACCCCCATGTATTTCTTCCTCAGCAACCTCTCCTTCCTGGACATCTGCTACACTTCCGCTAGTGTCCCTCAGATGATCATTAACTGTTTAGTCAGGATCCCCATCATCTCCCTGGGCCAGTGTCAGGCCCAGATGTGTGTGAGCCTCTACCTGGGAGTCGTAGAATGTCTTCTGCTGGCTGTCATGGCCTATGACCGCTGCGTGGCCATCGGCGACCCTTTACGCTATCCAGTGAGGATGGGTCCCGAGCTCTGCGCCCAGTTGGCGGGAGCATCCTGGGTCTCAGCTTTTTTTCTCACTGTGGTCCCAGTCCTGACTATGCCATTAGAATTCTGCGGCCGGTACATCATCAACCACTTCTCTTGTGAACTCCTGGCCATCCTCAAACTAGCTTGCAATGATCTGCGAACTTATGAATTGTGGGTTATAGTGACTAGTTTCCTAACTCTTCTGGCACCCTTTGCCTTCATCCTCACCTCCTATGGGCGTATTCTTGTGGCTGTGCTGAAAATAAATTCAGCTGAGGGCAGAAAGAAGGCTTTTTCTACCTGTAGCTCCCACCTCACCGTGGTGACCATCTTCTATGGTACAGCTATTTTCATGTACATGATGCCCCAGGACAAAGCCAGCAGGGACAGAGACAAGATTATCGCCATGCTCTATGGCGTTGTTACACCCATGCTCAACCCCCTTATCTATAGCCTTCGGAACAAGGACGTGAAAGGGGCCTTACAGAAACTATTGGGAGAGAAGAATGTCCCCTTGTAA
- the LOC141562600 gene encoding olfactory receptor 2H2-like, whose translation MTALAEFLLLGLSTGPALQPLLFAAVLASYLATLLGNAFLVTLILLDSRLHRPMYRLLTHLALLDVSYVSTTVPQALAHMLVQRRALPFARCGAQLYIALSLGSTEALLLASMAVDRYLAVCRPLHYAAIMTPSLCGGLAGGAWALGFLLSVPNAAAALRLPYCLGRPPIDHFFCELPAVLRVACADTAPNRALVYAMGVPILLGPFGCILASYSLILATALRLPSARSRRKALSTCGAHLAVVGLFYGTVMAMYLRPKGPTPAGRHKLTAVFYIVVTPLLNPLIYSLRNKDVHRAARYAAARIQGLRTGETES comes from the coding sequence ATGACGGCTCTGGCTGAATTTCTCCTGCTGGGTCTCTCCACCGGCCCTGCCCTCCAACCCCTCCTGTTTGCTGCCGTGCTGGCCTCCTACCTGGCCACTCTGCTGGGCAACGCTTTCCTGGTGACCCTGATCCTTCTGGACAGCCGGCTGCACCGGCCCATGTACCGCCTGCTGACTCACCTGGCTCTGCTGGATGTGTCCTATGTGAGCACCACTGTGCCCCAGGCCCTGGCACACATGCTAGTCCAGAGGCGGGCGCTTCCTTTTGCGCGCTGTGGGGCTCAGCTCTACATCGCCCTCTCTCTGGGCAGCACCGAGGCCCTCCTTCTGGCCTCCATGGCTGTGGACCGCTACCTGGCCGTCTGCCGACCTCTTCACTACGCCGCCATCATGACCCCGAGCCTCTGTGGGGGGCTGGCAGGGGGGGCCTGGGCCCTGGGCTTTTTGCTTTCTGTGCCCAATGCTGCTGCCGCCCTCCGCCTTCCTTACTGCCTCGGACGCCCACCCATCGATCACTTTTTCTGCGAACTGCCGGCAGTTCTGAGGGTGGCCTGCGCAGACACGGCCCCCAACCGGGCCCTGGTCTATGCCATGGGTGTCCCCATTCTCCTGGGGCCCTTTGGCTGCATTCTGGCTTCCTACAGTCTCATCCTGGCCACTGCCCTGCGCCTCCCTTCGGCCCGGAGTCGCCGCAAGGCCCTCTCCACCTGTGGAGCCCACCTGGCTGTGGTGGGCCTCTTCTACGGGACCGTGATGGCCATGTACCTGAGGCCCAAGGGGCCCACCCCGGCTGGGCGCCACAAGCTCACAGCAGTCTTCTACATCGTGGTCACTCCGCTGCTTAACCCACTCATCTACAGTCTGCGGAACAAGGACGTGCACCGGGCTGCCAGATACGCTGCTGCCCGCATCCAGGGGCTGAGGACCGGTGAAACAGAATCATAG